The Paenibacillus tianjinensis genome has a window encoding:
- a CDS encoding response regulator transcription factor, translating into MKTLLIVEDDRSLNKGISLSLAQNGLNIEQAYTLAMAKQIFASTPVDLILLDINLPDGNGLDFCETIRRTSQVPVIFLTANDMEADIVTGFALGGDDYITKPFSLMILRARVMAVLKRAAKHPEDKVIIGPLSLDFGKLEFYKHKEPLTLSKTELKLLSILVSNPGIILNREQLIDKIWSQDAEFVDENALTVAVKRLRTKIEDEPAAPKYIKTVYGLGYMWAERPNP; encoded by the coding sequence TTGAAGACACTATTGATTGTCGAGGATGACCGGAGCCTGAACAAAGGAATCTCCCTGTCGCTTGCCCAGAACGGCCTGAATATTGAACAAGCTTATACGCTGGCTATGGCTAAGCAAATATTCGCCTCGACCCCGGTAGATCTGATTCTGCTGGATATTAATCTCCCTGACGGAAACGGTTTGGATTTCTGTGAGACGATCCGGAGAACCTCACAGGTACCGGTTATTTTCCTGACTGCCAACGACATGGAGGCGGATATTGTCACGGGGTTTGCCCTGGGGGGAGACGATTATATCACCAAACCGTTCAGCCTGATGATTCTGCGGGCCCGGGTAATGGCTGTTCTCAAAAGAGCCGCCAAGCATCCGGAGGACAAAGTAATCATCGGCCCCTTGAGCCTAGACTTTGGAAAACTGGAATTCTATAAGCACAAGGAGCCATTGACCCTGAGCAAAACTGAGCTTAAGCTGCTGAGCATCCTGGTCTCAAACCCCGGCATCATTTTAAATAGAGAGCAGTTAATCGATAAAATCTGGTCGCAGGACGCGGAGTTTGTGGATGAAAATGCATTGACGGTAGCAGTCAAACGGCTGCGGACCAAGATTGAGGATGAGCCTGCTGCGCCAAAATACATAAAAACAGTCTATGGCCTGGGATATATGTGGGCGGAAAGGCCAAACCCATGA
- a CDS encoding sensor histidine kinase has product MSLIFLTIFLLLVSGYAGTATYLNGENPVFLNLTALFVISILIVGALWTWMLRRQAAGFMNALDGMVDRAIHGREQLTHFDETSLSSLEHKLLRYIEITKANKQHLETEKNTIKELISDISHQTKTPLSNILLYSQLLAETPDLGGDTRLLLDQIEAQADKLEWLITSLIKLSRLETGMITLHSEVKPVLATLTSALSHIYTRAENKGIGIQLECDPVTAARHDHKWTSEALFNLLENAVKYTNPGGSIRIVAESNEMFTRIDISDTGIGIGKDELEHIFKRFYRGHSVREVEGIGIGLYLARKIISIQGGFITAASEPGQGTKLSIFLPQL; this is encoded by the coding sequence GTGAGTTTAATATTCTTAACGATCTTTCTGCTGCTGGTATCGGGTTACGCTGGAACAGCCACCTATCTGAACGGAGAAAATCCTGTCTTCCTTAACCTTACCGCCCTCTTCGTGATTTCTATACTAATTGTAGGTGCTCTATGGACGTGGATGCTGCGGCGGCAGGCTGCCGGCTTTATGAATGCTTTGGATGGAATGGTGGACCGGGCGATTCACGGACGGGAGCAACTGACCCATTTTGACGAGACCAGCCTCTCTTCCCTGGAGCATAAATTATTACGCTACATTGAGATCACCAAAGCGAATAAGCAGCATCTGGAGACTGAAAAGAATACCATCAAAGAACTGATCTCGGATATCTCCCATCAGACCAAAACACCCCTCTCCAATATCCTGCTTTACAGCCAGCTGCTTGCCGAAACACCGGACCTGGGCGGGGATACCCGGCTACTGCTGGATCAGATCGAGGCCCAAGCGGACAAGCTGGAATGGCTGATTACCTCGCTAATCAAATTATCCCGGCTGGAAACGGGCATGATCACCCTGCACAGTGAGGTTAAACCCGTCCTTGCGACGCTTACCAGCGCCTTATCACACATCTATACACGCGCGGAAAATAAAGGGATTGGCATTCAACTTGAATGCGATCCAGTTACGGCGGCCCGTCATGATCATAAGTGGACCAGTGAAGCGCTGTTCAACCTGCTGGAGAATGCTGTGAAATATACGAATCCTGGCGGCAGCATCCGGATTGTAGCCGAGAGTAATGAAATGTTTACGCGGATTGATATTTCCGATACAGGCATAGGGATTGGGAAGGATGAGCTTGAGCATATTTTCAAACGTTTTTACCGGGGACACAGCGTAAGGGAAGTTGAAGGTATCGGAATCGGACTGTATCTGGCGCGGAAGATCATCAGCATCCAGGGAGGTTTTATTACGGCGGCATCTGAGCCCGGCCAGGGAACCAAGCTCTCCATTTTCCTCCCTCAGCTCTAA
- a CDS encoding ABC transporter ATP-binding protein, whose protein sequence is MPILSIEHLKKYYGKDPQTTVKALDDISLSVEQGEFLAIVGTSGSGKSTLLHMLGGLDRATSGKVIVGGNDIFAMSDEKLTIFRRRSVGFVFQSYNLVPVLNVLENILLPIELDGGRIDQEYLDEVIRALGLQEKIHNLPANLSGGQQQRVAIARALAAKPSIILADEPTGNLDSKTSQEVMILLKQMSEKFNQTIVMITHNEAIAQTADRIIRIEDGRIVSGNPATNGAHLL, encoded by the coding sequence ATGCCTATTTTAAGCATTGAGCATCTGAAGAAATATTATGGAAAAGATCCGCAGACCACGGTAAAGGCGCTGGACGATATCTCACTATCCGTTGAGCAAGGGGAATTCCTGGCGATTGTAGGCACCAGCGGCAGCGGAAAAAGCACCCTGCTGCATATGCTTGGCGGTCTGGACCGGGCTACTTCAGGCAAAGTTATCGTGGGCGGAAATGATATTTTTGCCATGAGTGATGAGAAGCTGACGATATTCAGACGCCGGTCGGTCGGATTCGTTTTTCAGAGCTACAATCTGGTACCGGTCCTGAATGTGCTCGAGAATATCCTGCTTCCCATAGAGCTTGACGGCGGCAGAATCGATCAGGAGTATCTGGATGAGGTAATCAGGGCCCTGGGGCTGCAGGAAAAAATCCACAATCTGCCTGCGAACCTGTCCGGCGGCCAGCAGCAGCGTGTCGCTATTGCCAGAGCGCTGGCTGCCAAACCTTCAATCATTCTGGCGGACGAGCCTACCGGCAATCTCGACAGCAAAACCAGCCAGGAGGTCATGATTCTGCTGAAGCAGATGAGCGAGAAATTTAATCAGACCATTGTTATGATTACCCACAACGAGGCTATCGCCCAGACCGCCGACCGTATTATCCGAATTGAAGACGGGCGGATTGTGTCCGGTAACCCAGCCACAAACGGAGCCCACCTATTATGA
- a CDS encoding ABC transporter permease — MITTNNRKIITRLSFKILRANPLRNLAVICAVVLTTLLITSIFTMTLSLNKSVELTRMKTVGTDFHGSFKHVTPEQIETLKNHPSIQEYSVSLNAGNLRNEVFRDSPVEVKRIDEAYARHGFISFIEGRLPAAENEVVLNTWVMDKLGIRHALGQQVQLDIDMGERVIQQDFIVSGYYEADKHLALAGLAFVSEAWVQENVSGIDPVKSAASGSYVNTLELSVMFRNSFDIEKKLDKVLADTGVEVPIGINWGYTASSFSDNLIDFVPYLAVILIIMLSGYLLIYNIFYISVVRDVKFYGLLKAIGTTPKQLKRIITVQSQLLYLLGLPFGLAAGYGIGRLLTPLLNTFSSEPMEAAYSASPWIFIGAAIFAYVTVWIAASKPGRMAARIAPVEAVRFTGVNAKRRRKKRSKRGGKLYSMAFTNLFRNKKKLSLMLTSLSLSMILFSIIFTVISSLDVNKYLSSYISGDVVIRNNAVVQAAGEQPGDPYKLSEAFSRKLAGIDGVKSVEKVYYTSELYNMDDTIRTILEPLTETYKSNPALTGVLKNDFIVLKLYGIDDGWYSLVQKDVMEGHFDPQKFASGNYVLVTQVIMPDDHNVSYYHPGDHIEYKQFGKSYEVMAVLNYDALYAATTQAFPAYGYNAFFPSSELTRGLPEGSAPPMALSATLHIDPAKLDSASQTAKSLAASSDELVYKSREDYTQELSGFIRIFQIVGYGLSFVIALIGVLNYINTVVTGVITRRNEFTLLESIGMTKRQLKKMLIYEGLYNVLLTTAITSTLGVILTYSISKSIADSMAFTVFRMSWLPFILVVPVLAAIAYTVTLSSYRMLSKASIVERLRQTE, encoded by the coding sequence ATGATCACCACGAACAACCGCAAGATTATTACCCGCCTCTCCTTTAAAATCCTGCGGGCGAATCCGCTGCGCAATCTGGCTGTGATCTGTGCTGTGGTACTGACGACCCTGCTCATTACGTCGATCTTCACCATGACTCTGAGCCTCAATAAATCTGTAGAATTGACCCGGATGAAGACCGTCGGCACTGATTTTCACGGCAGTTTCAAACATGTGACTCCGGAACAGATAGAAACGTTAAAGAATCATCCCTCGATTCAGGAATACAGCGTTTCCCTAAATGCAGGAAACTTGCGGAATGAGGTCTTCCGGGACAGCCCGGTGGAGGTTAAACGGATTGATGAGGCCTATGCCAGACATGGTTTTATTTCCTTTATAGAAGGCCGCCTGCCCGCCGCTGAGAACGAGGTTGTGCTGAACACATGGGTTATGGATAAACTCGGTATCCGCCATGCGCTGGGGCAGCAGGTTCAACTGGACATTGATATGGGGGAGCGTGTGATTCAGCAGGATTTTATCGTGTCGGGCTATTATGAGGCGGATAAACATCTGGCGCTCGCAGGACTGGCCTTTGTCTCGGAAGCCTGGGTGCAAGAGAATGTGTCCGGAATCGATCCGGTAAAGTCCGCAGCCAGCGGTTCCTATGTAAATACCTTAGAGCTGAGCGTAATGTTCAGGAATTCATTTGATATCGAAAAGAAACTGGACAAAGTGCTCGCGGATACAGGTGTGGAGGTGCCAATCGGGATCAACTGGGGCTATACAGCCTCCTCCTTCTCTGACAACCTCATCGACTTCGTCCCCTATTTGGCTGTCATCCTCATTATTATGCTCAGCGGGTATTTGCTGATTTATAACATCTTTTACATATCCGTCGTGCGTGATGTAAAATTTTACGGTCTGCTCAAAGCGATTGGAACAACGCCGAAACAGCTGAAGCGGATCATTACCGTCCAGTCCCAGCTGCTGTACCTGCTCGGTTTGCCCTTCGGCCTCGCTGCCGGTTACGGAATCGGACGGCTGTTAACTCCGCTGCTCAACACGTTCTCAAGCGAACCAATGGAAGCTGCCTATTCGGCCAGCCCGTGGATTTTTATCGGCGCTGCTATTTTCGCCTATGTAACGGTATGGATCGCTGCCAGCAAGCCGGGACGGATGGCTGCGCGGATTGCCCCCGTAGAAGCGGTCAGGTTCACAGGCGTTAACGCCAAGCGCCGGAGGAAGAAACGTTCGAAACGCGGAGGTAAGCTTTACAGTATGGCCTTTACTAACCTTTTCCGCAATAAAAAGAAGCTCAGTCTCATGCTGACCTCGCTCTCCTTAAGCATGATTCTGTTCAGCATTATTTTTACCGTCATCTCATCGCTGGATGTGAATAAATACCTTAGTTCGTATATATCCGGGGACGTGGTGATCCGCAACAATGCAGTCGTACAGGCAGCCGGCGAGCAGCCTGGTGATCCTTATAAGCTGTCGGAAGCGTTCAGCAGAAAGTTAGCGGGGATCGATGGAGTCAAGAGCGTGGAGAAGGTCTATTATACCAGCGAGCTTTACAATATGGATGACACCATACGGACTATACTGGAGCCGCTGACAGAAACCTATAAGTCTAACCCGGCTCTAACAGGCGTTCTGAAAAATGATTTTATTGTCCTTAAACTGTATGGCATTGATGACGGCTGGTATAGCCTGGTGCAGAAAGATGTCATGGAGGGCCATTTTGATCCGCAAAAATTCGCCTCCGGGAACTATGTGCTGGTGACTCAAGTCATCATGCCGGACGACCATAACGTCTCCTACTACCATCCGGGTGACCATATTGAGTATAAGCAGTTCGGCAAAAGCTATGAGGTGATGGCCGTATTGAACTACGACGCCCTGTATGCTGCTACCACGCAAGCTTTCCCGGCGTATGGCTATAATGCATTTTTCCCTTCCTCTGAATTGACCAGAGGGCTGCCTGAGGGAAGTGCTCCGCCGATGGCGCTGTCGGCAACGCTGCATATTGATCCGGCCAAGCTGGACAGTGCTTCGCAGACCGCCAAGTCTCTTGCCGCTTCCAGCGATGAGCTGGTATACAAATCAAGGGAGGATTACACGCAGGAGCTCAGCGGGTTTATCCGTATTTTTCAGATTGTCGGTTACGGCCTCAGCTTCGTCATCGCCCTGATCGGGGTTCTTAATTACATCAATACGGTTGTTACAGGGGTCATTACACGGCGGAATGAGTTCACCCTGCTGGAGAGCATCGGGATGACCAAGCGGCAGCTGAAAAAAATGCTGATCTATGAGGGGCTGTACAATGTGCTTCTCACCACAGCCATTACCTCCACCCTGGGCGTCATTCTGACCTATAGCATCTCGAAAAGCATCGCGGACAGTATGGCCTTTACCGTCTTCCGCATGAGCTGGCTGCCGTTTATCCTGGTCGTTCCGGTTCTTGCTGCTATTGCTTATACAGTAACACTAAGCTCCTACCGGATGCTGAGCAAGGCCAGCATTGTTGAACGGCTGCGGCAAACGGAATAA
- a CDS encoding alpha-galactosidase produces the protein MSIHYAPEQQIFHLQTENTSYVFNIVRGAYPAHLYWGKKIRSSAVSDLFEPRGRGFSSSVFPGEWAFSLDTLPQEYPGYGSGDFREPAYVAGLSNGTSVTELTYVSHSIVKGKAPLEGLPAVYAESDEEAETLVLILEDAGAGLRAELSYTVMTGYDAIIRSARLINTGKQPLKLERALSASLDFPHANYELLHLSGSWARERHVVRAPLHNGRQGIDSKRGASSHQQNPFLALLSPHAGENSGEAYGFNLVYSGNFLAEAEVDQYGSTRVTMGINPFGFQWLLEPGDSFQTPEAVLVYSDQGIGGMSRTYHRLYRQRLVRGLFRDEPRPVLINNWEATYFGFDADKIEDIARAGQALGIELFVLDDGWFGHRDDDTTSLGDWFVDKRKLPLGLSDLAERVKRLGMQFGLWFEPEMVSPDSELYRTHPDWCLHVPDKRRSESRNQLILDLSRVDVCDYIIDAVSSVLSSAPITYVKWDMNRHMTEIGSAALPPERQGETAHRYMLGLYRVMEEITSAFPHVLFESCSGGGGRFDPGILHYMPQTWTSDNTDAVERLKIQYGTSIVYPASAIGAHISDVPNHQVHRSTPLSMRGDVAMSGNFGYELDLTRFTAEEQEEAAAQIAFYKEIRSLVQQGEMYRLLSPFEGNDTAWMFVSADRSEALACYFQVLAGPNPGHTRLRLQGLDPAKDYVLKETGVVYGGDRLMHAGLLLPELHGDFQSKLLHFTAVVE, from the coding sequence TTGTCTATTCACTATGCTCCAGAGCAGCAGATTTTCCATCTGCAAACCGAAAATACCAGTTATGTATTCAACATTGTCCGCGGTGCCTACCCGGCGCATCTGTACTGGGGCAAAAAAATCCGCAGCTCCGCTGTCTCCGATCTCTTCGAGCCCCGAGGCAGAGGATTCAGCAGCAGCGTTTTTCCCGGAGAATGGGCGTTCTCATTGGATACGCTTCCTCAAGAATACCCGGGTTATGGCTCAGGTGATTTCCGGGAACCGGCCTATGTAGCCGGGCTGTCAAACGGCACATCCGTAACAGAACTGACGTATGTATCCCATAGTATTGTAAAAGGAAAAGCTCCGCTTGAAGGCCTGCCGGCGGTTTATGCGGAAAGCGACGAAGAAGCTGAAACGCTGGTGCTGATACTTGAAGACGCCGGTGCGGGGCTGCGGGCAGAATTGTCCTATACCGTAATGACAGGGTATGACGCGATCATCCGCTCAGCACGCCTGATCAATACCGGCAAGCAGCCGCTTAAGCTGGAACGCGCCCTATCCGCTTCGCTGGATTTCCCGCATGCCAATTATGAGCTGCTGCACCTCTCCGGCTCGTGGGCCCGGGAACGGCATGTTGTCCGTGCTCCGCTGCACAACGGCCGGCAGGGCATTGACAGCAAGCGGGGGGCGAGCAGCCACCAGCAGAATCCATTCCTCGCCCTGCTCTCCCCGCATGCCGGGGAGAACAGCGGTGAAGCCTACGGCTTCAATCTGGTGTACAGCGGCAACTTCCTTGCTGAAGCTGAGGTGGACCAGTACGGATCTACCCGTGTCACCATGGGTATCAATCCGTTCGGCTTCCAGTGGCTGCTGGAGCCAGGGGACAGCTTCCAGACACCGGAAGCGGTGCTCGTCTATTCCGACCAGGGAATCGGCGGCATGTCCCGCACGTACCACCGGCTCTACCGTCAGCGGCTTGTGCGCGGACTGTTCCGCGACGAACCGCGTCCGGTACTGATTAACAACTGGGAAGCCACGTATTTCGGCTTCGACGCTGATAAAATCGAAGACATCGCCCGCGCCGGACAGGCCCTAGGCATCGAGTTGTTCGTACTCGACGACGGCTGGTTCGGGCATCGTGACGACGACACCACTTCACTCGGAGACTGGTTCGTCGATAAGCGCAAGCTGCCCCTGGGCCTGTCCGATTTGGCTGAACGGGTGAAACGGCTCGGTATGCAGTTCGGGCTCTGGTTCGAGCCGGAAATGGTCTCGCCGGACAGCGAGCTGTACCGCACCCATCCGGACTGGTGCCTGCATGTACCGGATAAACGGCGCAGCGAGAGCCGCAATCAGCTGATCCTGGATCTGTCCCGCGTGGATGTCTGCGACTATATCATCGATGCCGTCAGCAGCGTGCTGTCTTCAGCTCCGATAACCTATGTCAAATGGGACATGAACCGTCATATGACCGAGATCGGTTCCGCAGCCTTGCCGCCGGAGCGTCAGGGGGAAACCGCCCACCGCTATATGCTGGGACTGTACCGGGTGATGGAAGAAATCACCTCCGCCTTCCCGCATGTGCTGTTCGAAAGCTGCTCCGGCGGCGGCGGCCGGTTCGATCCGGGCATCCTGCACTACATGCCGCAGACCTGGACCAGCGACAACACCGATGCCGTCGAACGGCTCAAGATCCAGTACGGCACCAGTATTGTCTATCCGGCCAGCGCCATAGGCGCCCATATCTCCGATGTACCTAACCACCAGGTGCACCGCAGCACACCGCTGTCGATGCGCGGCGATGTGGCAATGTCCGGCAATTTCGGCTATGAGCTGGACCTGACCAGGTTCACGGCTGAAGAACAGGAAGAGGCGGCAGCCCAGATCGCCTTCTACAAAGAGATCCGCTCTCTCGTTCAGCAGGGCGAGATGTACCGGCTGCTCTCGCCGTTTGAAGGCAATGACACCGCGTGGATGTTCGTGTCCGCGGACCGCTCCGAGGCGCTTGCCTGCTACTTCCAGGTACTGGCCGGACCGAACCCGGGACACACACGCCTGCGCCTGCAGGGCCTTGATCCGGCTAAGGATTATGTGCTCAAGGAGACTGGAGTTGTATACGGCGGCGACCGGCTGATGCATGCCGGCCTGCTGCTGCCTGAGCTGCACGGCGATTTCCAGAGCAAGCTGCTTCATTTCACCGCTGTCGTTGAATAA
- a CDS encoding helix-turn-helix domain-containing protein, translating into MFDMLKVGRNIAKLRGQTGITQMGMADKLGISYQAVSNWERGASMPDIAKLPQLAGIFNVSIEEILEEGKGSRLITSMLENKTGEYLQQHEVSADELSGIAPPLNMEQIGEVFEQVKDKALRDLLPLASFLSEEVLGECAQKAMEGGTLSDLVPLASFLDSDIADVIALRMFAK; encoded by the coding sequence ATGTTTGATATGCTGAAGGTAGGCCGTAATATTGCCAAGTTAAGAGGGCAGACGGGAATTACGCAAATGGGGATGGCGGACAAGCTGGGCATTAGCTACCAGGCGGTTAGCAACTGGGAGCGCGGAGCGAGTATGCCGGATATTGCGAAGCTGCCGCAGCTGGCGGGAATTTTTAATGTTAGCATTGAGGAGATTCTCGAAGAAGGAAAAGGAAGCCGGCTTATTACAAGTATGCTGGAGAACAAAACCGGAGAATACCTGCAGCAGCATGAGGTGTCCGCAGATGAGCTTTCCGGGATCGCGCCGCCTCTGAATATGGAGCAGATTGGGGAGGTTTTCGAACAAGTAAAGGATAAAGCACTCCGGGACCTGTTGCCGCTGGCCTCGTTCCTGAGCGAAGAAGTGCTGGGTGAATGTGCGCAGAAGGCGATGGAAGGTGGAACGCTCAGTGATCTGGTCCCGCTGGCCTCTTTTCTGGACAGCGATATTGCGGATGTAATTGCTCTTCGGATGTTTGCTAAATAA
- a CDS encoding EamA family transporter, with protein sequence MSQTAKVQAKATRAGKTSSSLYIIGLALVAVYLFWGGTYLGMKVAIESMPPFLMAGARFFSAGLVLYIISRLTGARRPGFLEWRSAVIVGALLLLGGNGMVAWAEQRVSSSVASLIIAAVPVWMMLLGWSGKNGKRPGTGVITGIVLGFLGIAVLVLQPGQGSAGDKGFDVIGITALLAASISWAAGSIYSRSAKLPGSPLMSTAAQMLTGGVLLIIFSYFTGDWGELEVAGITARSYLAFGYLVLFGSIVAYTAYIWLLKNAEPSLVSTYAFVNPVVAVLLGWLLAGEQLTAGTWAAAVIIIAAVAIVTVFRSRVPGGKRKDPSNT encoded by the coding sequence ATGAGTCAGACCGCTAAAGTCCAGGCCAAAGCAACACGCGCCGGCAAAACAAGCAGTTCGCTCTACATAATAGGCTTGGCGCTGGTAGCCGTCTATTTATTCTGGGGAGGCACCTATCTGGGCATGAAGGTAGCGATTGAGAGTATGCCGCCCTTTCTGATGGCTGGAGCCCGCTTCTTCTCAGCGGGACTGGTGCTCTATATCATCTCCAGATTAACAGGCGCCCGGCGTCCCGGATTCCTGGAATGGCGTTCGGCCGTGATTGTAGGTGCCTTGCTGCTGCTTGGCGGCAACGGTATGGTGGCCTGGGCGGAACAGAGGGTGTCTTCGTCGGTAGCTTCCTTAATCATTGCGGCCGTTCCGGTCTGGATGATGCTGCTCGGCTGGTCTGGTAAAAACGGAAAGCGCCCCGGCACAGGAGTGATTACCGGGATTGTTCTTGGCTTCCTCGGCATCGCCGTGCTGGTGCTTCAACCGGGACAGGGCAGTGCTGGCGATAAAGGCTTCGATGTCATCGGCATCACTGCCCTGCTTGCGGCTTCGATCAGCTGGGCAGCCGGTTCAATTTATTCGCGCAGCGCCAAGCTGCCGGGTTCCCCGCTGATGTCGACCGCGGCGCAAATGCTGACCGGCGGCGTCCTGCTGATTATTTTCTCCTATTTCACCGGAGACTGGGGGGAGCTGGAGGTCGCGGGAATTACCGCCCGCTCGTATCTTGCCTTTGGCTACCTGGTCTTATTCGGCTCGATTGTCGCATATACAGCTTATATCTGGCTGCTCAAAAATGCGGAACCGTCTCTTGTCTCCACTTATGCTTTTGTGAATCCGGTTGTTGCCGTCCTGCTTGGCTGGTTGCTGGCCGGTGAGCAGCTTACCGCCGGAACCTGGGCCGCCGCCGTCATTATAATCGCGGCAGTGGCCATTGTCACCGTGTTCCGCAGCCGCGTCCCGGGCGGGAAGCGGAAGGACCCAAGCAATACTTGA
- a CDS encoding Lrp/AsnC family transcriptional regulator: MDELDHNILKLLERNGRLSHEEIGKLLHISRPSVHQRVAKLEKSGIIKGYRGLIDWSRLDQKIKVVISVKVVSRHFQEVADKIVEMEIPGVTLMECLRMAGEWCMMLKVRVGSPEQITLLIDEIVKIPEVKETSTTFVLSTIYEDGLKGM; the protein is encoded by the coding sequence ATGGATGAACTGGATCATAATATTCTCAAGCTGCTGGAACGAAACGGAAGGCTGTCTCATGAGGAGATCGGCAAACTGCTGCATATCTCGCGGCCGTCCGTTCATCAGCGGGTTGCTAAGCTTGAAAAAAGCGGAATTATCAAAGGCTATAGAGGGCTTATCGACTGGAGCCGGCTGGATCAGAAGATCAAGGTGGTCATCTCGGTGAAGGTGGTCAGCCGGCATTTTCAGGAGGTTGCGGACAAAATAGTAGAGATGGAGATTCCGGGGGTAACCCTGATGGAATGTCTGCGGATGGCCGGGGAGTGGTGCATGATGCTGAAAGTGCGGGTAGGCTCACCGGAGCAGATTACGCTGCTGATTGATGAAATTGTCAAAATCCCCGAAGTGAAGGAAACGTCGACCACCTTTGTGTTATCCACTATCTATGAAGACGGCTTGAAGGGAATGTAG
- a CDS encoding GbsR/MarR family transcriptional regulator produces the protein MKQAAFGEDNGQLSPREQVLRPMIDAIAQTMDLYGANYSFGQLYGIMFFEDKPMTLEEMKQVMNMSKSNMSYGVRSLIASRMVTKLEEKRDRKELYAAETDFFQAFRNFFTLKLQREIDVMQDAMGTAVPELEALIQAEDTPEEERQSCRRDLDKLQHAMDYYSWLQRFVDGLEEGEVFGGPAGRT, from the coding sequence ATGAAACAGGCCGCATTTGGCGAGGACAACGGGCAGTTATCTCCACGGGAGCAAGTGCTGCGTCCCATGATTGATGCGATTGCGCAGACTATGGATTTATACGGGGCAAATTATTCCTTCGGACAGCTCTACGGGATCATGTTCTTTGAGGATAAGCCGATGACACTTGAGGAAATGAAGCAGGTTATGAATATGAGCAAGAGCAATATGAGCTATGGCGTCCGCTCGCTGATCGCCTCCCGGATGGTAACGAAGCTTGAGGAGAAGCGGGACCGGAAGGAGCTGTATGCGGCGGAGACGGACTTTTTTCAGGCGTTCAGGAACTTCTTCACCTTGAAGCTGCAGCGGGAGATTGACGTGATGCAGGACGCAATGGGAACGGCGGTGCCGGAGCTGGAAGCGTTGATCCAGGCCGAAGATACTCCGGAGGAAGAGCGCCAGTCCTGCCGCAGAGACCTGGACAAGCTGCAGCATGCGATGGATTATTACAGCTGGCTGCAGCGTTTTGTGGACGGGCTGGAGGAAGGGGAAGTGTTTGGCGGGCCTGCAGGCAGGACGTAA
- a CDS encoding carbohydrate ABC transporter permease, with amino-acid sequence MTRSKVINGLKPVLFTLPAMIPFILFWLAPLLYVLYLSLTEWDFMSPDKTFVGLQNYADLFSNPAFYKALRVTVLFCAGSVLPVISIGLGLALLMNRKLGGSALYQALLFSPWVTPTVAVSIVWSWIYEPDVGLANTVLNFLGLEPIGWLQDPKWALTGVLLVTIWKSVGWAMIFYLVALRNVPSDLLEAGELDGASALQKFFRITLPLISPTTLFLFVVQIIQALQAYDQINVLTQGGPSGSTRTLLYLYYQSAFESFQIGEASTVAVVLVFICMLLSVFSLGVSKRTTHYQ; translated from the coding sequence ATGACACGCTCCAAGGTAATAAACGGCCTAAAACCGGTGCTGTTCACGCTGCCGGCGATGATCCCATTCATTCTATTCTGGCTTGCCCCGCTGCTGTATGTGCTGTATCTCAGCCTGACGGAATGGGATTTCATGAGTCCGGACAAAACCTTTGTCGGGCTGCAAAACTATGCCGATCTCTTCAGCAACCCGGCTTTCTACAAAGCGCTGAGGGTCACCGTGCTCTTCTGTGCAGGCAGCGTACTGCCGGTCATCTCGATCGGACTCGGGCTTGCGCTGCTGATGAACCGGAAGCTGGGAGGCTCCGCACTGTACCAGGCGCTCTTGTTCTCCCCCTGGGTCACGCCGACCGTTGCCGTCTCCATTGTCTGGTCCTGGATCTACGAGCCTGATGTCGGACTCGCCAATACCGTGCTGAATTTCCTTGGCTTGGAACCGATCGGCTGGCTGCAGGATCCCAAGTGGGCGCTTACCGGTGTACTGCTCGTAACCATCTGGAAATCGGTAGGCTGGGCGATGATCTTTTATCTGGTGGCGCTGCGGAATGTCCCTTCCGATCTGCTGGAAGCCGGCGAGCTTGACGGGGCCAGCGCACTGCAGAAGTTCTTCCGTATTACCCTGCCGCTGATCTCGCCGACCACCCTTTTCCTGTTCGTGGTGCAGATTATCCAAGCCCTTCAGGCTTACGATCAGATCAATGTCCTGACACAGGGAGGCCCGTCCGGCTCCACCCGCACTCTGCTGTATCTGTATTACCAGTCGGCCTTCGAGTCCTTCCAGATCGGTGAGGCTTCAACCGTCGCAGTGGTTCTGGTCTTCATCTGTATGCTGCTGTCGGTATTCTCGCTCGGCGTCAGTAAACGGACTACTCATTATCAGTGA